Proteins encoded in a region of the Methylobacterium radiotolerans JCM 2831 genome:
- a CDS encoding type II toxin-antitoxin system RatA family toxin — protein MPSFRVTRAVKHTPQQMYDLVADVERYPEFLPLCESLRVIRRQDMPDGGQVLIAEMGVGYKAIRERFTTRVTLDPANLKIVAEYIDGPFRHLENRWLFKDDPNGGCNVDFFITYEFKSRTLGLLMGTMFDRAFRKFTDAFEGRADRMYGARA, from the coding sequence ATGCCGTCCTTCCGGGTCACCCGCGCGGTGAAGCACACGCCGCAGCAGATGTACGACCTCGTCGCCGACGTGGAGCGCTATCCCGAGTTCCTGCCGCTCTGCGAATCCCTGCGGGTGATCCGCCGGCAGGACATGCCCGATGGCGGGCAGGTGCTGATCGCCGAGATGGGCGTGGGCTACAAGGCGATCCGCGAGCGCTTCACCACGCGGGTGACCCTCGATCCGGCGAACCTCAAGATCGTGGCGGAGTATATCGACGGTCCGTTCCGGCACTTGGAGAACCGCTGGCTGTTCAAGGACGACCCGAACGGCGGCTGCAACGTCGACTTCTTCATCACCTACGAGTTCAAGAGCCGCACCCTCGGACTCCTCATGGGCACGATGTTCGACCGGGCCTTCCGCAAATTCACCGACGCCTTCGAGGGGCGGGCGGATCGGATGTACGGGGCGCGGGCGTAG
- the lipA gene encoding lipoyl synthase, whose translation MAVVLDTLKNDPRPVRLRHPEKAHRPDQPVQAKKPDWIRVKAPGSRAWSETQKIVREHGLVTVCEEAGCPNIGECWEKRHATFMIMGDTCTRACAFCNVRTGLPDALDLGEPDKIADSVAKLGLHHVVITSVDRDDLRDGGAEHFARTIAAIRRASPGTTVEILTPDFLRKDGALEVVVAAKPDVFNHNLETVPAKYLTVRPGARYFHSVRLLQRVKELDPAIFTKSGIMVGLGEERNEVLQLMDDLRSADVDFLTIGQYLQPSKKHHEVVRFVPPDEFKAYETTAYAKGFLLVSATPLTRSSHHAGEDFARLQAARLAKLSPALSA comes from the coding sequence ATGGCCGTCGTCCTCGACACCCTGAAGAACGATCCGCGGCCGGTCCGCCTGCGCCACCCCGAGAAGGCGCACCGGCCCGACCAGCCCGTTCAGGCCAAGAAGCCGGACTGGATCCGCGTGAAGGCACCCGGCTCCAGGGCCTGGTCCGAGACGCAGAAGATCGTGCGCGAGCACGGGCTGGTCACGGTCTGCGAGGAGGCGGGCTGCCCGAATATCGGCGAGTGCTGGGAGAAGCGGCACGCCACCTTCATGATCATGGGCGACACCTGCACGCGGGCCTGCGCCTTCTGCAACGTGCGCACAGGCCTGCCCGACGCCCTCGACCTGGGCGAGCCGGACAAGATCGCCGATTCGGTCGCCAAGCTCGGCCTGCACCACGTGGTCATCACGTCGGTCGACCGGGACGACCTGAGGGACGGCGGCGCCGAGCACTTCGCCCGCACCATCGCGGCGATCCGGCGGGCGAGCCCCGGCACGACGGTCGAGATCCTGACCCCCGACTTCCTGCGCAAGGACGGGGCGCTCGAGGTCGTGGTCGCCGCCAAGCCCGACGTGTTCAACCACAATCTGGAGACCGTGCCGGCCAAGTACCTCACGGTTCGGCCGGGCGCGCGCTACTTCCACTCGGTGCGCCTGCTGCAGCGGGTGAAGGAGCTCGACCCGGCGATCTTCACCAAGTCCGGCATCATGGTCGGGCTCGGCGAGGAGCGGAACGAGGTGCTGCAGCTCATGGACGACCTGCGCTCGGCCGACGTCGACTTCCTGACCATCGGCCAGTACCTGCAGCCGTCGAAGAAGCACCACGAGGTCGTGCGCTTCGTCCCCCCCGACGAGTTCAAGGCCTACGAGACCACCGCCTACGCCAAGGGCTTCCTGCTGGTCTCGGCCACGCCCCTGACGCGGTCGTCGCACCATGCGGGCGAGGACTTTGCGCGACTTCAGGCGGCGCGTCTGGCCAAACTGTCGCCCGCGCTCTCGGCCTGA
- a CDS encoding MIP/aquaporin family protein, translating to MTSPFLGEFLGTMTLIVLGDGVVAGALLKHSKGENAGWIAITAGWAFAVLAGVFVANATGSADAHINPAVTVAGAVSSGDYSKLATYIPAQMLGAFVGAVIVWLHYLPHWGATQDPGLKLACFCTGPAIREAKANWLSEIIATFFLILTISALVTTTLGSAGAIPRAVAPYMVGMLVWGIGLSLGGTTGYAINPARDLGPRVAHAVLPIAGKGSSDWGYALIPVAAPLVGAVLAGLFVRALGI from the coding sequence ATGACATCACCCTTTCTGGGCGAATTCCTGGGCACGATGACCTTGATCGTCCTCGGCGACGGGGTCGTCGCCGGCGCCCTGCTCAAGCATTCCAAGGGCGAGAATGCCGGCTGGATCGCCATCACGGCGGGCTGGGCCTTCGCGGTCCTCGCCGGTGTGTTCGTGGCCAACGCCACCGGCAGCGCCGACGCCCACATCAACCCGGCCGTCACCGTGGCGGGCGCCGTCAGTTCCGGCGATTACAGCAAGCTCGCCACCTACATTCCGGCCCAGATGCTCGGCGCCTTCGTGGGCGCCGTGATCGTCTGGCTCCATTACCTGCCGCATTGGGGTGCGACCCAGGATCCCGGCCTCAAGCTCGCCTGCTTCTGCACCGGCCCGGCGATCCGGGAGGCGAAGGCCAACTGGCTGTCCGAGATCATCGCCACCTTCTTCCTGATCCTGACGATCTCCGCCCTCGTGACCACCACGCTGGGCTCGGCCGGCGCGATCCCGCGGGCCGTCGCGCCCTACATGGTCGGCATGCTGGTCTGGGGCATCGGCCTGTCGCTCGGCGGGACCACCGGCTACGCCATCAACCCGGCCCGCGACCTGGGGCCGCGCGTGGCCCACGCGGTGCTGCCGATCGCAGGCAAGGGCAGCTCCGACTGGGGCTACGCGCTGATCCCGGTGGCCGCGCCCCTGGTCGGGGCGGTGCTGGCCGGGCTGTTCGTCCGGGCGCTCGGGATCTGA
- the glpK gene encoding glycerol kinase GlpK, translating to MSRYVGAIDQGTTSSRFIVFDREGSVIALAQAEHAQIYPAPGHVEHDATEIWTKTQSVMREALEKGGLQPSDLAAVGITNQRETTLIWDRKTGKPLHNALVWQDTRNDRLVAEFARDGGRDRFRDLTGLPLASYFSGLKLRWLLDHVAGARAKAEAGDVLFGNIDTWLVWNLTGGTEGGLHVTDVTNASRTQLMSLKTLEWDEGMLRTFGIPKAMLPKIVSSSEVYGETRAPFAGVPIAGILGDQQAALFGQTCFAPGEAKNTYGTGCFALMNTGEEPVPSKAGLVTTLAYRLDGQKPAYALEGSIAITGALVQWLRDNLHMIKDSAEVETLATTVEDNGGVYFVPAFSGLYAPHWNEGARGLIIGLTRYVNRGHIARSVLEATAFQTHEVLDAMAKDSGIPVKELRADGGMVANNTLMQFQADMLDVPVVRPKVAETTALGAAYAAGLAVGYWKGLDDLKRNWGVDKRWTPKMDAGRRETIAAAWSRAVQRSFDWKTDED from the coding sequence ATGAGCCGTTACGTCGGGGCCATCGACCAGGGTACCACCAGCAGCCGCTTCATCGTGTTCGACCGGGAGGGCAGCGTCATCGCGCTCGCCCAGGCGGAGCACGCGCAGATCTACCCGGCCCCCGGCCATGTCGAGCACGACGCCACGGAGATCTGGACGAAGACGCAGAGCGTGATGCGCGAGGCGCTGGAGAAGGGCGGGCTCCAGCCCTCCGACCTCGCGGCGGTCGGCATCACGAACCAGCGCGAGACCACGCTGATCTGGGATCGGAAGACCGGCAAGCCCCTGCACAACGCCCTGGTCTGGCAGGACACCCGCAACGACCGCCTGGTGGCCGAGTTCGCCCGCGACGGCGGCCGCGACCGGTTCCGCGACCTCACCGGCCTGCCGCTGGCGAGCTACTTCTCCGGGCTCAAGCTCCGCTGGCTGCTCGACCATGTCGCGGGTGCCCGCGCGAAGGCCGAGGCCGGCGACGTGCTGTTCGGCAACATCGACACGTGGCTCGTCTGGAACCTCACCGGCGGCACCGAGGGCGGCCTCCACGTCACCGACGTGACCAACGCCAGCCGCACGCAGCTCATGTCGCTCAAGACCCTGGAATGGGACGAGGGCATGCTCCGGACCTTCGGCATCCCGAAGGCGATGCTGCCGAAGATCGTCTCGTCGAGCGAGGTCTACGGCGAGACCCGGGCACCGTTCGCGGGCGTGCCGATCGCCGGCATCCTCGGCGACCAGCAGGCGGCCCTGTTCGGCCAGACCTGCTTCGCGCCGGGCGAGGCCAAGAACACCTACGGCACCGGTTGCTTCGCGCTGATGAACACCGGCGAGGAGCCGGTCCCGTCGAAGGCCGGCCTCGTCACCACGCTGGCTTACCGCCTCGACGGCCAGAAGCCGGCCTACGCGCTGGAGGGTTCGATCGCCATCACGGGCGCCCTGGTGCAGTGGCTGCGCGACAACCTGCACATGATCAAGGATTCCGCCGAGGTCGAGACGCTCGCCACCACGGTCGAGGACAACGGCGGCGTCTACTTCGTGCCGGCCTTCTCGGGCCTCTACGCGCCGCACTGGAACGAGGGCGCCCGGGGCCTGATCATCGGCCTCACCCGCTACGTCAACCGCGGCCACATCGCCCGCTCGGTGCTGGAGGCGACCGCCTTCCAGACCCACGAGGTGCTGGACGCGATGGCCAAGGATTCCGGCATCCCCGTCAAGGAGTTGCGCGCCGACGGCGGCATGGTCGCGAACAACACGCTGATGCAGTTCCAGGCCGACATGCTCGACGTGCCGGTGGTGCGCCCGAAGGTGGCCGAGACCACCGCGCTCGGCGCCGCCTACGCGGCAGGTCTTGCGGTCGGCTACTGGAAGGGGCTCGACGACCTCAAGCGCAACTGGGGCGTCGACAAGCGCTGGACGCCGAAGATGGATGCCGGCCGGCGCGAGACCATCGCCGCCGCCTGGAGCCGGGCCGTGCAGCGCTCCTTCGACTGGAAGACGGACGAGGATTGA
- the glpD gene encoding glycerol-3-phosphate dehydrogenase gives MAAAPGQREPSDAYDLLIIGGGINGTGIARDAAGRGLSVLLAERGDLAGFTSSSSTKLIHGGLRYLEYYEFRLVREALAERERLLRLAPHVIWPLRFVLPHDEGLRPAWMLRLGLFLYDHLARLRTLPGSHGVDLRSSAYGAPLQRRLKRGFVYSDCWVEDSRLVVLNAMDARERGATVLTRTGVVSARREGDGWAATLRDERGGTERTIRATAVVNAAGPWVSETLGGTLGVNSRAAVRLIKGSHIVVKRLFDGDQAYILQQPDKRIIFAIPYERDFTLIGTTDVPYEGEPGPVTISESETDYLCGCINRSFDTTLTPADVVWSYAGVRPLYDDAAENASAVTRDYVLDVEDQGGTAAVLSVFGGKITTYRRLAEHALEKLKPYFPHLKKAWTGDAVLPGGAMKDADFDRFLAELRAEKPFLPEETARRLARAYGTRARDIVGTARSMADLGEAFDGGLTAAEVDYLRTEEWAVTADDILWRRSKLGLRTGAESAARLAAYLDRRAEAA, from the coding sequence ATGGCGGCAGCACCGGGCCAGCGCGAGCCGTCCGACGCCTACGATCTCCTGATCATCGGCGGCGGCATCAACGGCACGGGCATCGCCCGGGACGCGGCCGGCCGGGGCCTTTCGGTCCTGCTGGCCGAGCGCGGGGATCTGGCGGGCTTCACGTCCTCGTCCTCGACGAAGCTGATCCACGGCGGCCTGCGTTACCTCGAATATTACGAGTTCCGCCTGGTGCGGGAGGCGCTCGCCGAGCGCGAGCGGCTGCTGCGGCTCGCCCCGCACGTGATCTGGCCCCTGCGCTTCGTCCTGCCCCACGACGAGGGCCTGCGCCCGGCCTGGATGCTGCGGCTGGGCCTGTTCCTGTACGATCACCTCGCGCGGCTGCGCACCCTCCCGGGCTCGCACGGGGTCGACCTGCGCAGCTCCGCCTACGGAGCGCCGCTGCAGCGGCGCCTGAAGCGCGGCTTCGTCTATTCCGACTGCTGGGTCGAGGACAGCCGCCTCGTGGTGCTAAACGCCATGGACGCCCGCGAGCGCGGCGCGACGGTGCTGACCCGAACCGGCGTGGTCTCGGCCCGGCGTGAGGGTGACGGCTGGGCCGCGACCTTGCGCGACGAGCGCGGCGGCACCGAGCGGACGATCCGCGCGACGGCCGTCGTCAACGCCGCCGGCCCCTGGGTCAGCGAGACGCTCGGCGGCACGCTCGGCGTCAACAGCCGCGCGGCGGTGCGGCTGATCAAGGGCAGCCACATCGTGGTCAAGCGCCTGTTCGACGGCGATCAGGCCTACATCCTGCAGCAGCCCGACAAGCGCATCATCTTCGCGATCCCCTACGAGCGCGACTTCACGCTGATCGGCACCACGGACGTTCCCTACGAGGGCGAGCCCGGCCCGGTCACGATCTCGGAGAGCGAGACCGACTATCTCTGCGGCTGCATCAACCGCTCCTTCGACACGACGCTCACCCCGGCCGACGTGGTCTGGAGCTATGCGGGCGTGCGCCCGCTCTACGACGACGCGGCGGAGAACGCCTCGGCCGTGACCCGCGACTACGTCCTCGACGTGGAGGACCAGGGCGGGACTGCGGCGGTGCTGTCGGTCTTCGGCGGCAAGATCACGACCTACCGGCGGCTCGCCGAGCACGCGCTCGAGAAGCTGAAGCCCTATTTCCCGCACCTCAAGAAGGCCTGGACCGGCGACGCGGTCCTGCCCGGCGGCGCCATGAAGGACGCGGATTTCGACCGGTTCCTCGCCGAGCTGAGGGCCGAGAAGCCGTTCCTGCCGGAGGAGACCGCCCGCCGGCTCGCCCGCGCCTACGGAACCCGGGCCCGGGACATCGTCGGGACGGCGCGGTCCATGGCGGATCTCGGCGAGGCCTTCGACGGCGGCCTCACCGCCGCCGAGGTCGATTACCTGCGCACCGAGGAATGGGCGGTCACCGCCGACGACATCCTGTGGCGGCGGTCGAAGCTCGGCCTGCGCACCGGCGCGGAGAGCGCCGCGCGCCTCGCCGCCTACCTCGACCGCAGGGCCGAGGCCGCCTGA
- a CDS encoding DeoR/GlpR family DNA-binding transcription regulator, translated as MSRPLDRRSDDRIEATGVEGRRSAIVASVRQRGFVTIEALAAQFGVTVQTIRRDLNELSAEGRLERYRGGGGLPSSVENIDYADRRVTLLPEKSRIGRLAASRIPSHCSVFINIGTTPEAVARELARHDDLSIITNNLNVAISLAETTEFRIVVAGGTVRNRDGAVLGQLTCDTLSQFRVDVAVIGISGIDGDGALLDYDYEEVRATQTILAHARKTFLVADHTKFTRRPMVQVGRLEQVDTFFTDRPPPAEIVALMERQGVTLAVADGAAEP; from the coding sequence ATGTCACGACCGCTCGACCGGAGATCCGACGACAGGATCGAGGCGACCGGTGTCGAGGGGCGGCGCAGCGCCATCGTCGCCTCGGTCCGCCAGCGCGGCTTCGTGACGATCGAGGCCCTGGCGGCGCAGTTCGGCGTCACCGTTCAGACGATCCGGCGCGACCTCAACGAACTGAGCGCCGAGGGCCGGCTGGAACGCTACCGCGGCGGCGGGGGACTGCCCTCCAGCGTCGAGAATATCGACTACGCCGACCGCCGGGTGACCCTGCTGCCGGAGAAGAGCCGCATCGGCCGCCTCGCGGCGAGCCGCATCCCGTCGCACTGCTCGGTCTTCATCAACATCGGCACGACGCCGGAGGCCGTCGCCCGCGAGCTGGCCCGGCACGACGATCTCAGCATCATCACCAACAACCTCAACGTGGCGATCTCCCTCGCCGAGACGACCGAGTTCCGCATCGTCGTGGCGGGCGGAACCGTTCGGAACCGCGACGGCGCGGTGCTGGGCCAGCTCACCTGCGACACGCTCAGCCAGTTCCGGGTCGACGTGGCGGTGATCGGCATCAGCGGCATCGACGGCGACGGGGCGCTCCTCGACTACGATTACGAGGAGGTGCGGGCGACGCAGACGATCCTGGCCCACGCCCGGAAGACCTTCCTGGTGGCGGACCACACCAAGTTCACCCGCCGCCCGATGGTCCAGGTCGGGCGCCTGGAGCAGGTCGACACCTTCTTCACGGACCGGCCTCCCCCGGCCGAGATCGTCGCGCTCATGGAGCGCCAGGGCGTCACCCTGGCGGTGGCGGACGGCGCGGCCGAACCCTAA
- a CDS encoding chemotaxis protein CheW, giving the protein MASSGSAYLLLDVAGTACALPRGAVAEILPLPDLHAPPASGGWLTGFLNLGGTPVPVVDLAALLGLRPAVAAPGLYAHLVLMQGGAVAYLVDRAADLTIVSESAIRQAEAADTLNGCVAAELVLGARLVHALAPERLLTVQEQVRVDALARAAAERLAALPHAV; this is encoded by the coding sequence GTGGCCAGCAGCGGTTCGGCCTATCTCCTGCTGGATGTCGCCGGCACCGCCTGCGCCCTGCCCCGCGGCGCGGTCGCCGAGATCCTGCCGCTCCCGGATCTGCACGCGCCGCCCGCTTCCGGCGGCTGGCTCACCGGCTTCCTCAATCTCGGCGGCACGCCGGTCCCCGTGGTCGACCTCGCGGCCCTGCTCGGCCTGCGCCCGGCCGTCGCGGCGCCAGGTCTCTACGCCCATCTCGTGCTGATGCAGGGCGGCGCCGTCGCGTATCTCGTCGATCGCGCGGCCGACCTCACGATCGTCTCGGAATCCGCGATCCGGCAGGCCGAGGCGGCCGACACGCTCAACGGCTGCGTCGCCGCCGAGCTGGTCCTCGGCGCGCGCCTCGTCCACGCGCTGGCGCCGGAGCGCCTCCTCACCGTGCAGGAACAGGTCCGGGTCGACGCCCTGGCGCGGGCCGCCGCCGAACGTCTGGCCGCGCTGCCGCACGCCGTCTGA
- a CDS encoding CheR family methyltransferase, whose product MARPGNPRPDLGVDPAYPPLKARIIARTGHHYYIDKDELLIERLHRRFRAAAVADCAAYAALLSSGAEGEAEWARLEAEITVGETFFFRYAEQFNALRATILPALIAARASERVLRIWSAGCSTGAEPYSLAILVHELLGDARSDWRVSILGTDISVEALATARAAEYGRWALRTMPPEDRLRYFTRLPAAPGIRREGGYALRPEYRGSVRFERGNLLNLVEPGPPQGEPFDLILCRNVLIYFDARTVAAVVRGLGRRLRPEGWLLLGHAEPSPAFASFLDAVSLPGTVAYRPRADAPPVALPGTPVPDPAPSTGQVPGPPARDPGPGASAGASSGVSGAGLPDATVVPAPDPVAAPGTAPVPDAPGTRDHGAVLDEACDLDRIRALADSGETGAAWRALRAALDRDPTDTALRFYEGLLARTLGRDAEAERALRAALYLDRSFVMAHYHLGLLLIALQRPSEAVRALDNAVALSQALGPDTALPEGDGASAGEIAASAAAARAALGGVGSRRS is encoded by the coding sequence ATGGCCCGTCCGGGTAATCCCCGTCCCGACCTGGGTGTCGATCCCGCCTACCCGCCGCTCAAGGCGCGGATCATCGCGCGCACCGGCCACCACTACTACATTGACAAGGACGAGCTGCTGATCGAGCGGCTGCACCGCCGGTTCCGCGCCGCCGCCGTGGCCGACTGCGCCGCCTACGCGGCCCTCCTGTCGAGCGGGGCGGAGGGCGAGGCGGAATGGGCCCGGCTCGAGGCCGAGATCACCGTCGGCGAGACGTTCTTCTTCCGCTACGCCGAGCAGTTCAACGCGCTGCGCGCGACGATCCTGCCGGCGCTGATCGCGGCGCGGGCGTCCGAGCGCGTCCTGCGGATCTGGAGCGCGGGCTGCTCCACCGGGGCCGAGCCCTATTCCCTGGCGATCCTGGTGCACGAACTGCTGGGCGACGCCCGGTCCGACTGGCGGGTCTCGATCCTCGGCACCGACATCAGCGTCGAGGCGCTCGCCACCGCCCGCGCCGCCGAGTACGGCCGCTGGGCCCTCCGGACCATGCCGCCGGAGGACCGGCTCCGCTACTTCACGCGGCTGCCGGCCGCGCCGGGCATACGGCGCGAGGGCGGCTACGCCCTCCGTCCGGAATATCGGGGTTCGGTCCGATTCGAGCGCGGCAACCTGCTGAACCTCGTCGAGCCGGGGCCACCGCAGGGCGAGCCCTTCGACCTGATTCTCTGCCGGAACGTGCTGATCTACTTCGACGCCCGGACGGTCGCCGCGGTGGTCCGCGGTCTCGGCCGCAGGCTGAGGCCGGAGGGCTGGCTGCTCCTCGGCCACGCCGAGCCGAGTCCCGCCTTCGCGAGCTTCCTGGACGCCGTCAGCCTGCCCGGGACCGTGGCCTACCGACCGCGCGCCGATGCGCCGCCGGTCGCGCTGCCCGGCACCCCGGTGCCGGATCCCGCCCCTTCGACGGGGCAGGTGCCGGGGCCGCCCGCGCGGGATCCCGGTCCGGGCGCGTCTGCGGGCGCGTCGTCGGGCGTGTCCGGGGCGGGGCTGCCCGACGCTACGGTCGTTCCCGCTCCGGATCCGGTCGCCGCACCCGGGACCGCGCCGGTTCCCGACGCGCCCGGGACGCGGGATCACGGGGCAGTCCTGGACGAGGCCTGCGACCTCGACCGGATCCGCGCGCTGGCCGATTCCGGCGAGACCGGCGCGGCCTGGCGGGCGCTGCGGGCCGCCCTCGACCGCGACCCGACCGACACGGCCCTGCGCTTCTACGAGGGCCTGCTGGCCCGCACCCTCGGGCGCGACGCCGAGGCCGAGCGGGCGCTGCGGGCCGCGCTCTACCTCGACCGCAGCTTCGTGATGGCCCACTACCACCTCGGCCTGCTGCTGATCGCCCTGCAGCGGCCGAGCGAGGCGGTCCGCGCCCTCGACAACGCCGTCGCCTTGAGTCAAGCCCTCGGGCCGGACACGGCGCTGCCCGAGGGTGACGGCGCCTCCGCGGGCGAGATCGCGGCCAGCGCGGCCGCGGCCCGCGCCGCGCTCGGCGGCGTCGGCAGCAGGAGGTCCTGA
- a CDS encoding chemotaxis protein CheW has protein sequence MGARPSAQDGRQRTRPERDLRAERAAALARRGAVAVATDSGDDHLVCACGGERYGVPLAAVAQVLPSRPSTPMPGAVPALDGLIALSGRIVGVLSLARALGRPEPASDAEAAAGHLIVLRGVHPQPLALAVDRVLGIARASGAAAAEAADPDRLGNEAASVYAPGSGAAGDGRPDFVVIDLPRLLRRALP, from the coding sequence ATGGGCGCGCGCCCGAGTGCACAGGACGGCCGTCAACGGACGCGGCCGGAGCGGGACCTGCGCGCAGAGCGCGCGGCCGCCCTCGCCCGGCGCGGTGCCGTCGCGGTCGCGACCGATTCGGGAGACGATCACCTCGTCTGCGCCTGCGGCGGCGAGCGCTACGGCGTGCCGCTGGCGGCCGTCGCCCAGGTCCTCCCGTCGCGCCCCTCCACGCCGATGCCCGGAGCGGTGCCGGCGCTGGACGGCCTCATCGCCCTGTCCGGGCGGATCGTCGGCGTGCTCAGCCTTGCCAGGGCCCTCGGCCGGCCCGAGCCCGCGTCCGACGCCGAGGCGGCGGCCGGCCACCTGATCGTGCTGCGCGGCGTCCATCCCCAGCCCCTCGCCCTCGCGGTCGACCGGGTCCTGGGCATCGCCCGGGCCTCCGGCGCGGCCGCCGCGGAGGCGGCCGATCCCGACCGCTTGGGCAACGAGGCCGCCTCGGTCTATGCCCCCGGCTCCGGAGCAGCGGGCGACGGCCGTCCCGATTTCGTCGTCATCGACCTCCCCCGCCTCCTGCGCCGCGCCCTTCCCTGA
- a CDS encoding methyl-accepting chemotaxis protein, producing the protein MSLSIGKRILLGFFAVTVVVVALGLYALEQIGAVRDTTDAIVRRDMTILRQLDDLGNEARDLGLLRRTAVIAMLMQAQGRTTQGGDTLAAWRQTAAQVENRLATTIQLAAQYRTQVVSAERVAAWDRIAAAATAVQGSFREVKAQGEAQFAAIAQQDVAAVEARNAEITRLQAPFLEGIKNLRTQLDGGMALGQRAAQEVYDRSRLSIYLTLAAAVLLATLITWLISRAVVRPLETVMAFVARVGEGDLSGQLAAGGRDEIGRLSTTLNTMVAGLSDLARTNRAATADLNAAAAEIRASAQEQAASVEQQFAAVQETAATVDEITHSGAQISKRATEVIATAQATAQTSRQGLRAVSDTAKAMDAIREQAEAVAGNIVSLSEKTQTIGDIIETVNDISERTHLLALNAAIEAAAAGESGRSFAVVAAEMKLLADQAKAATGQVRAILGEIQRGINTSVMLTEEAVKRAAAGKTRSDTTQRTIEEITARVEENVQTFQQIVASTNQQQLGIEQVMGALQNIRQASQQTAAGTRQVEAASANLTELAQALMALAERYRH; encoded by the coding sequence GTGTCGCTCTCGATCGGAAAACGCATCCTTCTCGGCTTCTTCGCCGTCACGGTGGTTGTGGTGGCGCTCGGCCTCTACGCCCTGGAGCAGATCGGCGCGGTGCGCGACACGACCGACGCGATCGTCCGGCGGGACATGACGATCCTGCGCCAGCTCGACGATCTCGGGAACGAGGCGCGCGACCTCGGGCTCCTGCGCCGCACCGCCGTGATCGCGATGCTGATGCAGGCCCAGGGGCGCACGACGCAGGGCGGTGACACCCTGGCGGCCTGGCGCCAGACCGCGGCCCAGGTCGAGAACCGCCTCGCCACGACGATCCAGCTCGCCGCCCAGTATCGGACGCAGGTCGTGTCCGCCGAGCGCGTCGCGGCCTGGGACCGCATCGCCGCGGCGGCGACCGCGGTCCAAGGCTCGTTCCGCGAGGTCAAGGCGCAGGGCGAGGCGCAGTTCGCCGCCATCGCCCAGCAGGACGTCGCGGCGGTCGAGGCCCGCAATGCGGAGATCACCCGCCTGCAGGCGCCCTTCCTCGAGGGGATCAAGAACCTGCGGACCCAGCTCGACGGCGGCATGGCGCTGGGACAGCGCGCCGCGCAGGAGGTCTACGACCGCTCGCGCCTCTCGATCTACCTGACGCTGGCCGCCGCGGTGCTGTTGGCGACCCTGATCACGTGGCTGATCAGCCGCGCCGTGGTGCGGCCCCTCGAGACGGTCATGGCCTTCGTCGCCCGCGTCGGTGAGGGAGACCTCTCCGGCCAGCTCGCGGCGGGCGGGCGCGACGAGATCGGCCGTCTGAGTACGACGCTGAACACGATGGTCGCGGGGCTGTCGGACCTGGCGCGGACGAACCGCGCGGCGACGGCGGACCTGAACGCGGCGGCGGCGGAGATCCGGGCCTCGGCGCAGGAGCAGGCCGCCTCGGTCGAGCAGCAGTTCGCCGCGGTTCAGGAGACCGCCGCCACGGTCGACGAGATCACCCACTCGGGCGCGCAGATCTCCAAGCGCGCCACGGAGGTGATCGCCACCGCCCAGGCGACTGCGCAGACCTCGCGCCAGGGCCTGCGCGCGGTGTCGGACACCGCCAAGGCCATGGACGCGATCCGCGAGCAGGCGGAAGCCGTGGCGGGCAACATCGTCAGCCTGTCGGAGAAGACCCAGACGATCGGCGACATCATCGAGACGGTCAACGACATCTCGGAGCGCACGCACCTGCTGGCGCTCAACGCCGCCATCGAGGCGGCCGCGGCCGGCGAGAGCGGGCGCAGCTTCGCGGTGGTGGCCGCGGAGATGAAGCTCCTGGCCGACCAGGCCAAGGCGGCGACCGGTCAGGTGCGGGCGATCCTGGGCGAGATCCAGCGGGGCATCAACACGTCGGTGATGCTGACCGAGGAGGCGGTCAAGCGCGCGGCGGCGGGCAAGACGCGCTCGGACACGACGCAGCGCACGATCGAGGAGATCACCGCGCGGGTGGAGGAGAACGTGCAGACGTTCCAGCAGATCGTGGCCTCGACCAACCAGCAGCAGCTGGGCATCGAGCAGGTAATGGGGGCGTTGCAGAACATCCGCCAGGCCAGCCAGCAGACGGCCGCCGGCACCCGGCAGGTCGAGGCCGCGTCCGCCAACCTCACCGAGCTCGCCCAGGCCCTCATGGCCCTGGCCGAACGCTACCGGCACTGA